Proteins encoded by one window of Fischerella sp. PCC 9605:
- a CDS encoding Coenzyme F420 hydrogenase/dehydrogenase, beta subunit C-terminal domain yields the protein MNVTEQIIKKHRDLEVPKLLATVIEGNYCIGCGACALINGSPLKVKLNEYGQLQACVDPSADCSSLNTSVLAVCPFSSESLNEDQISQELFDQDCEYHDKIGYHLATYAGYVCEDNYRDRGSSGGIGTWIVSNLLSQGLVDAVIHVHQRSPSATDSRLFHYQLSTTIEQVRHGAKSRYYPVEMSEVMQLVRERPGNYAIVGIPCFIKAVRLLMRQDPVLAERIQFCVGLICGHLKSMRFAEMFAWQCGIEPGNLLAIDFRKKLPNAEANCYGVEVTGWQDGQIVTHVSPVRDLYGHDWGLGFFKYKACDYCDDVVAETADVVVGDAWLPQYIKDSQGTNIIVVRHPFIRDLIEKGVRTGQLHLDCISADQVAQSQTSGFHHRREGLAYRLYLTDRRNEWRPWKRVQPQAKHLMPNLKKRQLMRIALAAESHVAFKDAVDAREFSLFKRRLDPLVQQYRKLYQQPLWRRAVGRVKKLVKHLLSVNML from the coding sequence ATGAATGTGACTGAACAAATTATAAAAAAACACCGAGACCTTGAAGTGCCAAAATTATTGGCAACTGTGATTGAGGGTAATTACTGTATTGGCTGTGGTGCTTGCGCTTTGATAAATGGTTCGCCGCTTAAGGTCAAGTTAAATGAATATGGTCAGTTGCAAGCTTGTGTCGATCCATCTGCTGATTGCTCATCTCTAAATACTTCAGTGCTAGCTGTTTGCCCATTTTCAAGTGAAAGTCTAAATGAAGACCAGATTAGTCAGGAATTGTTTGATCAAGATTGTGAATACCATGACAAGATTGGTTATCATTTAGCTACCTATGCTGGTTATGTTTGTGAGGATAATTATCGCGATCGCGGTAGTTCGGGTGGAATAGGAACCTGGATTGTTAGCAATCTTCTCAGTCAAGGTTTAGTTGATGCGGTAATTCACGTCCATCAGCGGAGTCCCTCAGCAACTGACTCCAGGCTATTCCATTACCAACTGTCTACGACGATAGAACAGGTACGTCACGGTGCGAAGTCTCGTTACTACCCTGTGGAAATGTCTGAGGTAATGCAGCTAGTTCGCGAACGACCCGGAAACTATGCCATTGTAGGTATTCCTTGCTTTATCAAAGCTGTGCGCTTGTTAATGCGACAAGATCCGGTTCTGGCTGAGCGTATCCAGTTCTGTGTTGGGCTAATTTGCGGACATCTTAAGAGTATGCGCTTTGCAGAAATGTTTGCTTGGCAATGTGGTATCGAACCTGGGAATCTTTTAGCAATAGACTTTCGCAAAAAACTTCCAAATGCAGAAGCCAATTGCTACGGTGTTGAAGTGACTGGCTGGCAAGATGGTCAAATAGTAACTCATGTTAGTCCTGTCCGGGACTTATACGGTCATGACTGGGGATTGGGCTTTTTCAAATACAAAGCCTGTGACTACTGTGATGATGTAGTTGCCGAGACTGCGGATGTTGTTGTTGGTGATGCGTGGTTACCTCAGTACATCAAAGATAGTCAGGGTACAAATATCATTGTCGTTCGTCATCCATTCATTCGTGACTTGATTGAGAAAGGAGTTAGGACAGGTCAGCTGCACCTCGACTGCATCAGCGCCGATCAAGTTGCTCAATCGCAAACTTCTGGTTTCCACCATCGACGTGAGGGACTTGCTTATCGCTTGTATTTAACTGATCGGCGGAATGAGTGGCGTCCTTGGAAGCGCGTTCAACCTCAGGCTAAACACCTTATGCCTAATCTTAAGAAGCGGCAATTAATGAGGATAGCTCTAGCAGCAGAAAGCCATGTTGCTTTTAAGGATGCAGTTGATGCTCGTGAATTTTCTCTATTTAAGCGGCGGCTAGACCCGTTGGTGCAACAATACCGAAAGTTGTATCAACAACCGTTATGGAGACGAGCTGTAGGGCGTGTCAAAAAACTTGTAAAGCATTTACTGAGTGTAAATATGCTTTAA
- a CDS encoding GNAT family N-acetyltransferase yields MPEIETTRLRLKPYTIDDLDELAVILSNPEVMRYSPRGPIPQEKVKEVTQEILEFFIQHWKQNGFGVWAVVEKATSKLIGHCGLNFLPNSPEVEVLYRLSQAYWHQGIATEATKASLRYGFEEVKLDKIVAITVPEHIASRRVMEKAGLRYEKDAHFYNLDVVYYALSREAWQPDDSFYRYVGHELS; encoded by the coding sequence ATGCCAGAGATTGAAACCACACGATTGCGGCTAAAACCATACACTATAGACGATCTGGATGAACTCGCAGTGATTTTAAGTAATCCAGAAGTAATGAGATATTCACCTAGAGGGCCAATTCCCCAGGAAAAGGTAAAAGAAGTAACTCAAGAAATTTTAGAATTTTTTATTCAACATTGGAAACAGAATGGTTTTGGCGTTTGGGCTGTAGTAGAAAAAGCTACAAGTAAATTAATTGGCCATTGCGGATTGAATTTTCTCCCAAACAGTCCAGAGGTTGAAGTTCTCTATCGGTTGAGTCAAGCTTACTGGCATCAAGGTATTGCCACAGAGGCAACAAAAGCCAGCTTAAGATATGGCTTTGAGGAAGTGAAGTTAGATAAGATTGTTGCCATTACCGTACCAGAACATATTGCCTCTCGCCGGGTAATGGAAAAAGCAGGATTGAGGTATGAAAAAGATGCCCATTTCTACAATTTAGACGTGGTGTATTATGCCCTGTCACGAGAAGCTTGGCAACCAGATGATTCTTTTTATAGGTATGTAGGGCACGAATTAAGTTAA
- a CDS encoding ABC transporter ATP-binding protein, with protein sequence MSISIPRKKTHSEYRRRENDWRLFLRLTPYARTHVRLLVVSMVLLVPVAIANAIQPLLIGQIISLIRNEPSTYEFLRNLSFWQALQILEVLLVVTVVIRLIFSGFQGYLVQKVGQQITAAIRQDLFHHVTSLAVRFFDRTPVGKLITRLTSDVEILGDVFATGAIGIVSDLFSMLVIVVFMFSIQWQLALLLLLMLIPVSFLIIYFQQQYRKANYKAREELSVLNSQLQENIVGINIVQLFRREKFNAKLFSNTNKHYVKEVDKTIFHDSAVSATLEWVSLVAIAAVLLVGGYLLLQKNLTFGILSAFVLYAERLFQPLQQFAEKFTVIQAGFTAIERVTDILDEPIEIRDRTNPRLSVFDSQFGYIDEIVANLESQTQDSQPQMGEIKFEHVWFGYKQDDYVIKDLDFTIHPGEKVALVGPTGAGKSTIIRLLCRLYEPSQGRILVDGIDIRELPQAELRRYMAVILQEGFLFAGNVKSNITLGDGYSFEEVQQAAENTNIAKFIEQLPQSYDTQLRERGTNLSSGQKQLLAFARAAIRNPQILVLDEATASLDVGTEALIQEALNKLLIGRTAIIIAHRLSTIRNVDRIFVLKRGELIEQGSHEELLQLGGLYATLHNLQMLGT encoded by the coding sequence ATGAGTATCTCCATTCCTCGAAAAAAAACTCACTCAGAGTACCGTCGGCGTGAAAACGACTGGCGGTTATTTTTGCGTTTGACACCATATGCGCGTACTCATGTACGTTTGTTGGTAGTGTCAATGGTGTTACTTGTGCCAGTAGCTATAGCCAACGCCATACAACCATTGCTAATTGGACAGATTATTTCTCTGATTCGCAATGAACCAAGCACTTACGAATTTCTCCGCAATCTTTCCTTTTGGCAGGCGCTGCAAATTTTGGAAGTATTGTTAGTTGTAACGGTAGTTATCCGACTGATATTTTCAGGTTTTCAGGGTTATTTGGTACAGAAGGTAGGGCAACAAATTACTGCTGCAATTCGCCAAGATTTATTTCATCATGTTACTTCTTTGGCAGTGCGCTTTTTTGACCGCACACCTGTAGGTAAATTAATTACCAGACTCACCAGTGATGTGGAAATTTTAGGAGATGTGTTTGCCACTGGAGCAATTGGCATTGTCTCTGATTTGTTTTCCATGCTGGTGATAGTTGTGTTTATGTTTTCTATCCAGTGGCAACTTGCCTTGTTGCTGCTGTTGATGCTCATACCTGTATCGTTTTTAATTATTTACTTTCAACAGCAGTACCGCAAAGCTAATTATAAAGCTAGAGAAGAACTTTCCGTCCTGAATTCCCAACTGCAAGAAAATATTGTTGGCATTAATATAGTGCAACTATTCCGACGAGAAAAATTTAATGCCAAGTTATTTAGCAATACAAACAAGCATTATGTCAAAGAAGTAGATAAAACCATCTTTCATGATTCCGCTGTTTCTGCAACATTGGAATGGGTTTCTCTAGTGGCGATCGCCGCTGTGCTTTTGGTTGGCGGTTATTTACTTTTGCAAAAAAACTTGACTTTTGGGATTTTATCTGCATTTGTATTGTATGCAGAACGATTATTCCAGCCTTTACAACAGTTTGCAGAAAAATTTACGGTCATCCAAGCGGGTTTCACAGCGATTGAACGCGTTACCGACATTTTAGATGAACCAATAGAAATACGCGATCGCACCAATCCCAGATTATCAGTATTTGATTCTCAATTCGGATACATAGACGAGATAGTTGCTAATCTTGAATCCCAAACTCAAGATTCCCAACCACAAATGGGAGAAATCAAATTTGAACACGTTTGGTTTGGCTATAAACAAGATGATTATGTCATTAAAGACCTAGACTTTACGATTCATCCTGGAGAAAAAGTGGCATTGGTTGGCCCCACTGGTGCTGGGAAAAGTACTATCATTCGTCTTTTGTGTCGTCTTTACGAACCCAGCCAGGGACGTATTTTAGTTGATGGTATTGATATTCGGGAGTTACCCCAAGCCGAACTACGGCGCTACATGGCAGTGATTTTGCAGGAAGGCTTTTTATTTGCTGGTAATGTTAAGAGCAACATCACCTTAGGAGATGGCTACAGCTTTGAGGAAGTTCAACAAGCAGCAGAGAACACTAACATTGCTAAGTTTATTGAACAACTTCCCCAAAGCTACGATACCCAACTTCGCGAACGGGGTACAAATCTTTCTAGTGGTCAAAAGCAACTGTTAGCCTTTGCCCGTGCAGCAATTCGCAATCCGCAAATTTTAGTCTTAGACGAAGCAACAGCTAGCCTGGATGTGGGAACAGAAGCATTAATTCAGGAAGCTTTAAACAAGCTGTTGATCGGACGTACCGCGATTATTATTGCCCATCGTCTGTCTACAATTCGTAACGTAGATCGAATTTTCGTACTCAAGCGTGGAGAATTAATAGAACAGGGAAGCCATGAAGAGTTACTGCAACTAGGTGGACTTTACGCTACCTTACACAATTTACAGATGTTGGGAACATAA
- the rtcA gene encoding RNA 3'-terminal phosphate cyclase produces MIYIDGSYGEGGGQVLRTSLSLAAITGIPTTIYNVRAGRKKPGLAAQHLTAVRAAAAICHAEVRGDALGSMMLEFIPSRVVTAKNYTFDVSEAREGGSAGAITLVLQTLLLPLALATGASQVTLKGGTHVHHSPSMTYIEQVYLPLLHRMGVQSEVELCAWGWYPQGQGEVKLLVRGDSKLAGINLLERGDLQQVYGSAVVTELPSHIPQRMASRAENLLREAGLKAVIQPVRNKGIAPGAGLFLTAEYEHSLAGFSALGRLGLPAEKVAQTACEELLKFHQTGAAVDEHLADQLLLPAALASQESEYQVAEVSTHLKTNAWVIEQFALAKVRIDEVQKIVTVQPC; encoded by the coding sequence ATGATTTACATTGATGGATCTTACGGTGAAGGCGGAGGGCAAGTTCTTCGCACCTCCCTAAGTTTAGCCGCCATTACTGGTATTCCTACAACAATTTATAACGTCCGCGCCGGACGCAAAAAACCAGGGTTAGCTGCCCAACACTTAACAGCAGTTCGTGCCGCAGCAGCAATTTGTCATGCCGAAGTGCGAGGCGATGCTTTGGGTTCGATGATGCTGGAATTTATTCCCAGTAGAGTTGTGACAGCAAAAAACTACACCTTTGATGTCAGCGAAGCGCGAGAAGGTGGTTCGGCAGGTGCCATTACTCTAGTATTGCAGACTCTCCTGTTACCTCTAGCCCTAGCAACTGGTGCTTCCCAAGTAACGCTGAAGGGAGGGACGCATGTTCATCATAGCCCCTCTATGACTTATATTGAGCAAGTATATCTGCCGCTGTTACATCGAATGGGTGTGCAGTCAGAGGTTGAGTTGTGTGCTTGGGGTTGGTATCCCCAAGGCCAGGGTGAAGTGAAATTACTGGTGAGGGGTGATAGCAAGCTTGCTGGGATCAACTTGCTGGAACGCGGAGACTTGCAGCAAGTGTATGGTTCGGCAGTAGTGACAGAACTACCTTCCCACATTCCCCAGCGTATGGCCAGCCGTGCCGAAAATTTATTGCGAGAAGCAGGATTAAAAGCTGTAATCCAACCTGTGCGAAACAAAGGCATTGCACCAGGAGCAGGTTTGTTTCTGACTGCTGAATATGAGCATAGCTTAGCTGGGTTTAGTGCCTTGGGGCGTCTAGGCTTGCCAGCAGAAAAAGTAGCACAGACAGCTTGTGAGGAATTGCTGAAGTTTCACCAAACTGGTGCAGCTGTGGATGAACATTTAGCAGATCAATTATTATTGCCAGCTGCTTTAGCTTCACAGGAGAGTGAATACCAGGTGGCGGAAGTCAGTACCCACTTGAAAACGAATGCTTGGGTAATTGAACAATTCGCCTTGGCAAAGGTAAGGATAGATGAAGTTCAAAAGATAGTGACAGTACAGCCTTGTTAA
- a CDS encoding alpha-1,2-fucosyltransferase encodes MIVIAKKTGQLGNRLFVFAHFIAFAIENNQTIINPAFDDYAEFFEITSGSICSCYPSNKLSFIFNNPIRKKIYTFIIFTYRFLNILEKQKIKTSVFKIVREGNKTNPFLLDTHDFLKLINNHDIVFADGYFFRCPSFFVKQADAIREYFTPIEQYRKNIDKLIESIRKDCELLIGVHIRHGDYKDYVGGAYFYTIQQYVQVMERIENLFPNQKIKFLICSNAEQDETLFSKFSYNLGTGNIVEDMYSLARCDYICGPPSSYSRWAAFYGGNIPLYIIRDPNASICLEDFKVYDIPLG; translated from the coding sequence ATGATTGTTATCGCAAAAAAAACAGGTCAATTAGGAAATAGATTATTTGTCTTCGCCCACTTTATTGCTTTTGCGATAGAAAACAATCAGACAATTATTAATCCTGCATTTGATGATTATGCAGAATTTTTTGAGATTACTTCTGGAAGTATATGTAGTTGTTATCCTTCAAATAAATTGTCTTTTATTTTTAATAATCCAATTAGAAAAAAAATTTATACATTTATAATTTTTACCTACCGATTCCTAAATATTCTAGAAAAACAAAAAATTAAAACTAGTGTTTTCAAAATTGTTAGAGAAGGTAATAAAACAAATCCATTTCTCTTGGACACACATGACTTTTTAAAACTAATTAACAATCATGATATTGTGTTTGCTGATGGATACTTTTTTCGATGTCCTTCATTTTTTGTTAAACAAGCAGATGCAATTAGAGAATACTTTACACCAATTGAACAGTATAGAAAAAATATAGACAAACTAATTGAGAGTATTAGAAAAGATTGTGAGTTATTGATTGGAGTTCATATAAGGCATGGAGATTATAAGGATTACGTTGGTGGAGCTTATTTCTATACAATCCAGCAATATGTTCAAGTCATGGAACGAATAGAAAACCTTTTTCCTAATCAAAAAATAAAATTCTTAATATGTTCAAACGCTGAGCAAGATGAAACATTATTTTCAAAATTTAGTTACAATCTTGGTACAGGAAATATCGTAGAAGATATGTATTCATTAGCCCGATGTGATTATATTTGTGGCCCTCCAAGTTCATACAGCAGATGGGCAGCCTTTTACGGAGGGAACATACCTCTTTATATTATACGAGATCCAAATGCAAGCATATGTTTAGAAGATTTCAAAGTTTATGATATACCACTAGGATAG
- a CDS encoding MOP flippase family protein — protein sequence MESPKESSNLKQKAVKGVIWSAIESWGRQVVSFGVFFVLARLLGPETFGLVALASIFLAFVQIFLDQGLSTAIVQRKEIEPEHLDTAFWTNLGIGILLTILSIACAGFVSNLFREPQVTPIIQWLSLNFAIGSLNNVQQAILKRQMAFKPLAIRSLVAVIIGGAVGVVMAFLGYGVWSLVGQQLSNAIAQVITLWKVSDWRPGLRFSPKHFKELFSFGINIVGISLLNFVTRRSDDFLIGYFLGSVALGYYSVAYRLLLITTQLLTSVISNVSLPTFAKLQQEPERLRNALYKAIQITSLIAFPGFIGMTALSPELVPVIFGEKWLPSIPVMQILNLTGILYAYFYFNGSLIMALGKPSWKLGLDFVQATGNFIAFAITVRWGIVAVAAAYVIRCYLTAPLTVWVVWKLSRINIMTYLSQGVAPLTGSVIMLVAIFSTKHFLSPILNSLGILAVSILLGITAYVVTIFLIAPKLFRQVVTITR from the coding sequence GTGGAATCACCTAAAGAATCATCGAATTTAAAACAAAAAGCAGTTAAGGGTGTTATTTGGTCTGCTATTGAAAGTTGGGGACGCCAAGTAGTTTCCTTCGGTGTTTTCTTTGTTCTAGCGCGTCTATTAGGCCCGGAAACTTTTGGTTTAGTTGCTTTAGCTAGTATCTTCCTAGCTTTTGTGCAAATTTTCCTCGATCAGGGACTTTCGACAGCAATTGTTCAACGCAAAGAAATTGAACCTGAGCATCTGGATACTGCTTTTTGGACTAATTTAGGAATTGGCATCCTGTTAACAATACTTAGTATTGCTTGTGCTGGCTTTGTTAGCAACTTATTTAGAGAACCACAGGTGACACCAATCATCCAATGGCTGTCCCTCAACTTTGCGATTGGTAGTTTGAACAATGTACAGCAAGCAATTCTAAAACGTCAAATGGCATTCAAACCATTAGCTATACGTTCACTAGTGGCAGTCATTATTGGCGGTGCAGTAGGTGTAGTGATGGCTTTTCTTGGCTACGGAGTGTGGAGCCTTGTTGGTCAACAGCTATCCAACGCAATTGCCCAGGTCATAACTCTATGGAAGGTAAGTGATTGGCGACCTGGTTTAAGATTTTCTCCCAAACACTTTAAAGAATTATTTTCCTTTGGAATCAATATAGTAGGGATTTCTTTACTTAACTTTGTCACCCGTCGCTCCGATGACTTTTTAATCGGTTATTTCCTCGGTTCTGTGGCATTAGGATATTACAGTGTTGCCTATCGCTTGTTGCTGATTACAACACAATTATTAACTAGCGTCATATCTAATGTTTCACTGCCAACATTTGCCAAGTTGCAGCAAGAGCCTGAACGATTAAGAAATGCACTTTATAAAGCGATACAGATAACAAGTTTAATTGCCTTTCCAGGCTTTATTGGTATGACAGCATTGTCACCAGAATTAGTGCCAGTCATATTCGGAGAAAAATGGTTACCAAGTATCCCAGTCATGCAAATTCTAAACCTTACTGGTATTTTGTATGCTTATTTCTACTTCAATGGTTCTCTGATTATGGCTTTGGGAAAACCCTCATGGAAACTGGGTTTAGATTTTGTACAAGCCACAGGTAATTTCATCGCCTTTGCTATCACAGTTCGATGGGGAATTGTAGCCGTTGCAGCAGCCTACGTTATTCGGTGTTACCTGACGGCTCCTTTGACTGTATGGGTAGTTTGGAAGCTGAGCCGAATTAATATCATGACTTATCTAAGTCAGGGTGTAGCTCCTTTGACTGGCTCAGTAATTATGTTAGTTGCTATCTTTAGTACCAAACATTTTCTTAGCCCTATTCTCAATTCATTAGGAATTCTAGCTGTTTCAATATTGCTTGGTATCACAGCATATGTAGTGACTATTTTCTTGATTGCACCAAAACTATTTAGACAAGTTGTAACTATTACTCGTTAA
- a CDS encoding AAA family ATPase, with amino-acid sequence MLIFEEHFQDNRHKWYTNDSAECTVCVEANHYTFEHKRSGGSSWLSWQSADFFYDKQEFRIHVVLEKVTGVNHGYGFVWGLANTSNFFEFVISDNGYYRISKYENGIFQDYVAWKRCYGIKHPNAVNILDIRRNGELVEFYINSVLVEKLSVDTVMQVSDRKFGFIIYDKIKIKVHSLIISTPSTETSTHQSHRRADTATTASFVEHEPPASDTLENVFADLKALVGHEHTKRQLFSLTNFLKVQTERKARGLKTADTSLHLVLYGPPGTGKTTIARLVGRLYKQLGCLQRGHLVETDRAGIVGGYIGQTALRVDDAVKQALDGVLFIDEAHALVPREASSNDFGLEAVQALLKRMEDHRDRLAVIVAGYTDEMEYLIESNPGLQSRFSRLFYLDHYTPSELILIFKKFCHDNGYTIDISAHIALQAIFETAYAKRDRSFGNGRFARVIFERSIEQQANRIADCLEQMDDSAISRITAEDLGIADL; translated from the coding sequence ATGTTGATTTTTGAGGAACACTTTCAAGACAATCGCCACAAATGGTATACAAACGATTCCGCCGAATGCACTGTCTGCGTTGAAGCAAATCATTATACATTTGAACACAAACGTTCAGGTGGTAGTTCGTGGCTATCGTGGCAATCAGCAGACTTCTTCTACGACAAACAAGAATTTCGCATTCATGTTGTGCTGGAAAAAGTCACTGGTGTCAATCATGGATATGGTTTCGTCTGGGGACTTGCAAATACAAGTAATTTCTTTGAGTTTGTGATCTCCGACAATGGGTACTACCGAATCTCCAAGTACGAGAACGGTATTTTTCAAGATTACGTTGCCTGGAAACGCTGCTATGGTATTAAACATCCCAATGCAGTAAACATTCTGGATATCCGACGTAATGGGGAACTCGTAGAGTTTTATATCAACAGTGTGCTGGTTGAGAAACTCTCAGTAGATACAGTGATGCAGGTGAGCGATCGCAAGTTTGGCTTCATCATCTACGACAAAATTAAAATCAAGGTACACAGCTTGATCATCAGCACCCCAAGCACCGAAACCAGTACTCATCAATCTCATCGTCGAGCTGACACTGCCACAACAGCATCCTTCGTTGAGCATGAACCACCCGCTAGCGACACACTTGAGAATGTATTCGCCGATCTAAAGGCATTGGTTGGGCACGAACACACCAAGCGTCAACTTTTTTCATTGACAAATTTCTTAAAAGTGCAGACTGAACGGAAGGCGCGAGGACTCAAAACCGCAGACACTTCACTGCACCTTGTTCTTTACGGGCCACCCGGCACTGGTAAGACCACCATAGCGCGTTTAGTGGGTCGCTTGTACAAACAATTGGGTTGCCTTCAACGCGGACATCTAGTGGAAACCGATCGAGCCGGAATCGTTGGTGGATACATTGGACAAACCGCACTGCGTGTAGACGATGCAGTCAAGCAAGCGCTAGACGGTGTGCTTTTTATCGACGAAGCCCATGCTCTTGTCCCAAGAGAGGCATCATCCAACGATTTCGGTTTGGAAGCGGTACAAGCCTTGCTCAAACGCATGGAAGATCACCGCGATCGCCTAGCTGTGATTGTAGCCGGATATACAGACGAAATGGAGTATTTGATCGAGTCGAACCCCGGTCTGCAATCTCGCTTTAGTCGATTGTTTTATCTAGATCACTACACACCGAGCGAACTAATTTTAATTTTCAAGAAATTCTGTCACGATAACGGATACACAATTGATATTTCAGCACATATAGCTTTGCAAGCAATTTTTGAAACTGCGTATGCGAAACGCGATCGAAGTTTTGGCAATGGGCGTTTTGCGCGTGTTATCTTCGAGCGCAGCATTGAACAACAAGCAAACCGGATCGCAGATTGTCTAGAACAGATGGATGATTCCGCAATCTCCCGGATTACAGCAGAAGACTTGGGGATTGCTGATTTGTAA
- a CDS encoding WecB/TagA/CpsF family glycosyltransferase has protein sequence MVGRAFLPTQKVLEFPITALRFEEQIQTILRWAIAHESKTVCVANVHMLMEAYWNPEFACVLRGADLVTPDGMPLVWMMRLLGARYQDRVAGMDILSALCELAQTLDVSVFFVGSQTEILSHMRTKLEQEFPRLKIAAMEPLPFRPLTATEDEALSQKINSSGAGIVFVSLGCPKQEKWMAQHHGKIQAVMIGLGGVFPVYAGIHKRAPRLVRDLGFEWLYRWVQEPRRLWDRYTKTIPPFIWLAFKQLLTSSSFSTPFHIRERYLGWRVE, from the coding sequence ATGGTAGGAAGAGCTTTTCTACCTACTCAGAAAGTGCTAGAGTTTCCAATTACTGCCTTACGTTTTGAAGAACAAATACAAACAATACTGAGGTGGGCGATCGCGCACGAGAGTAAGACTGTGTGTGTAGCCAACGTGCACATGCTCATGGAGGCTTATTGGAATCCAGAGTTTGCTTGTGTGTTGCGAGGTGCTGACTTAGTCACTCCTGATGGTATGCCTCTAGTTTGGATGATGAGGCTTTTAGGAGCGCGATACCAAGATCGCGTAGCAGGGATGGATATCTTATCAGCATTGTGTGAGTTGGCTCAAACACTTGATGTAAGTGTTTTTTTTGTGGGTTCTCAAACAGAAATTCTGTCTCACATGAGAACAAAGCTGGAGCAAGAATTTCCTCGCTTGAAAATAGCAGCGATGGAACCTTTACCGTTTCGCCCCTTAACAGCAACAGAAGATGAAGCTCTTTCCCAAAAAATTAACTCCAGTGGTGCTGGTATAGTGTTTGTTTCCCTAGGGTGTCCAAAACAAGAAAAGTGGATGGCTCAGCATCATGGCAAAATTCAGGCAGTAATGATTGGCTTGGGTGGAGTATTCCCGGTTTACGCAGGAATTCATAAAAGGGCACCCCGCTTGGTGAGAGATTTAGGTTTTGAATGGTTATATCGATGGGTTCAAGAACCCCGCCGCCTTTGGGATCGTTATACAAAGACGATTCCACCTTTTATATGGTTGGCTTTCAAGCAACTTTTGACATCTAGTTCTTTTAGTACTCCATTTCATATTCGCGAACGCTACCTGGGATGGAGAGTTGAGTAA
- a CDS encoding DsbA family protein translates to MNTFSSWLGQLLRYFRSLVAIGLLCLVLGSPLPAQATSVSPQLKEQVLQIIREHPEVVLESIQAYQLKQQQKLQQARQAFLQDLKNDPQGLISNSPTTGASDSKTILIEFSDFQCPYCAEAHKTLKQLMKKHHNDVKLVYKNFPLNSLHAEAIPAAKAAWAAHQQGKFWEYHDALFTHQDQLGEDLYLDVAKKLNLDLEKFEKDREIANTEIQQDIQLAEKLGLSGTPFFIMKSETVSGAVQLTDLEKLLARAK, encoded by the coding sequence ATGAATACATTCTCCTCTTGGCTTGGTCAACTTCTGCGATATTTCCGTAGCTTGGTAGCAATAGGCTTGTTATGTCTGGTTTTGGGATCGCCCCTTCCAGCACAAGCTACTAGTGTTAGTCCACAACTGAAAGAACAAGTTTTACAAATTATCCGCGAACACCCGGAAGTAGTTCTGGAATCTATTCAAGCTTACCAACTAAAACAACAGCAAAAACTACAGCAAGCACGGCAAGCATTTTTGCAGGATTTAAAAAATGATCCTCAAGGGCTAATTAGTAATTCTCCCACCACAGGTGCAAGCGACTCTAAAACTATATTGATAGAGTTTTCAGATTTTCAATGTCCCTACTGTGCTGAAGCTCATAAAACTTTAAAACAGTTGATGAAAAAGCATCATAATGATGTCAAATTAGTTTACAAAAATTTCCCCTTAAATTCACTTCATGCCGAAGCAATACCAGCCGCAAAAGCCGCTTGGGCAGCACATCAACAAGGCAAATTTTGGGAATATCATGATGCGTTATTTACACATCAAGATCAACTAGGCGAAGATTTATATTTAGATGTTGCCAAAAAACTAAATTTAGATTTGGAAAAATTTGAAAAAGATAGAGAGATTGCTAATACAGAAATTCAACAAGATATTCAATTAGCCGAAAAATTAGGTCTTTCTGGCACGCCATTTTTTATTATGAAAAGTGAAACTGTTTCTGGTGCTGTGCAGCTAACCGATCTAGAAAAGCTGTTGGCGCGTGCTAAGTAG